A genomic segment from Paenibacillus sp. FSL K6-1096 encodes:
- a CDS encoding beta-ketoacyl-ACP synthase III, producing the protein MKQLRPVGIIGTGKYVPERILTNSDLEKMVETNDEWIVSRTGIKERHIAAPGQATSDLAYEAALKALESAGMKAEELDLIIVATVTPDSAFPSTACILQDKLGAKGAAAFDLSAACSGFVYSLATATGFIQNGMYNNALVIGADTLSSITDYTDRNTCVLFGDGAGAVIVGEVPEGRGFQSFDLGAEGSGGSLLHLEAGGSRLPASHQTVDDKKHFIYMNGREVFKFAVRVMGSATERVLTKAGITKESIDLFVPHQANIRIIQSAMQRLELPPEKCVINVDKYANTSAASIPLALVEAAEQGRMKEGDTVLMVGFGGGLTWGASVLIW; encoded by the coding sequence ATGAAACAATTACGTCCGGTAGGCATCATCGGGACAGGGAAATATGTACCTGAGCGAATATTGACCAACAGCGATCTTGAGAAAATGGTCGAAACCAACGATGAATGGATCGTCAGCCGAACAGGCATCAAGGAACGGCATATCGCCGCTCCCGGCCAGGCAACCTCGGATCTGGCATATGAAGCAGCGCTGAAGGCGCTGGAATCTGCGGGGATGAAGGCGGAAGAGCTGGATCTCATTATTGTAGCTACGGTTACGCCGGACAGTGCGTTTCCGTCCACAGCCTGCATTCTGCAGGATAAGCTGGGAGCCAAAGGAGCGGCCGCATTCGATCTGTCGGCAGCCTGCTCCGGCTTCGTCTACAGTCTGGCCACAGCTACCGGCTTTATCCAGAATGGCATGTACAACAATGCGCTGGTTATCGGTGCCGACACCTTGTCGAGCATCACGGATTATACAGACCGCAATACCTGCGTGCTGTTCGGAGACGGCGCCGGCGCTGTAATCGTGGGCGAGGTTCCGGAAGGGCGCGGCTTCCAGTCCTTCGACCTGGGGGCAGAGGGCTCAGGCGGCAGTCTGCTTCATCTCGAAGCAGGCGGCTCACGCCTGCCGGCTTCGCATCAGACCGTTGATGACAAGAAGCATTTCATCTATATGAACGGCCGTGAGGTCTTCAAGTTCGCGGTGCGTGTGATGGGCTCGGCTACGGAACGCGTGCTGACCAAGGCGGGAATAACCAAGGAGAGCATTGACCTGTTCGTACCGCATCAGGCGAACATCCGGATTATCCAATCCGCCATGCAGCGCCTGGAGCTGCCGCCGGAGAAATGTGTCATTAATGTTGATAAATATGCCAACACCTCTGCAGCGTCCATTCCGCTTGCCCTGGTTGAAGCGGCGGAGCAAGGCCGCATGAAGGAAGGCGACACCGTGCTGATGGTCGGCTTCGGCGGCGGATTAACCTGGGGCGCTTCGGTGCTGATCTGGTAG
- the fabD gene encoding ACP S-malonyltransferase, which yields MTKIAFVFPGQGAQAVGMGKDVYEALPESRAVFDKADEVLGFPLSRLVFEGPDSELKQTVNTQPALVTASTAYLEALRSSGITPDYVAGHSLGEYSALVAAGVLAYEDAVRLVRLRGQFMEEAVPGGQGAMAAVLGADRAALAELCRSISAAGHSVELANVNCPGQIVVSGTAAGVAEAAERVKEAGGKRAIPLEVSGPFHSSLMKGAAERLAAELEKVQFNAPQVPVIANVTAAPVTDPDAIRSLLVEQVYSPVLWQDSVERLIAEGVDTFVEIGSGSVLSGLIRKIDRNVKVVNINSLESARAGL from the coding sequence ATGACGAAAATCGCATTTGTCTTTCCCGGCCAGGGTGCACAGGCAGTCGGTATGGGTAAGGATGTATATGAAGCATTGCCCGAGAGCCGGGCGGTCTTTGACAAGGCTGATGAAGTGCTCGGCTTTCCGCTGAGCAGGCTCGTATTTGAAGGGCCTGACAGCGAGCTTAAGCAGACGGTGAACACCCAGCCGGCACTCGTCACAGCCAGTACGGCCTATCTGGAGGCGCTGCGGAGCAGCGGGATTACACCCGATTATGTGGCGGGCCACAGCCTTGGCGAATACAGTGCGCTGGTAGCTGCCGGTGTCCTTGCTTACGAAGATGCGGTCAGACTGGTGCGCCTGCGCGGCCAGTTCATGGAAGAGGCTGTGCCCGGAGGACAGGGCGCTATGGCCGCTGTGCTTGGCGCTGACCGCGCTGCACTGGCGGAACTGTGCCGCAGCATTTCAGCGGCGGGCCATTCTGTAGAGCTGGCGAACGTGAACTGTCCGGGCCAGATTGTGGTCTCCGGTACAGCGGCGGGTGTCGCTGAAGCTGCTGAGCGTGTGAAGGAGGCCGGAGGCAAACGGGCTATTCCGCTGGAGGTCAGCGGCCCGTTCCACTCCTCTCTAATGAAGGGAGCCGCCGAGCGTCTGGCTGCCGAGCTGGAGAAGGTGCAGTTTAATGCTCCACAGGTGCCGGTTATCGCCAATGTTACAGCTGCTCCGGTTACCGATCCGGATGCCATCCGCAGTCTGCTGGTTGAGCAGGTATACTCGCCTGTACTCTGGCAGGACAGCGTGGAGCGGCTGATTGCAGAAGGCGTGGATACTTTTGTCGAGATCGGCTCCGGCAGTGTGCTGTCCGGGCTGATCCGCAAGATTGACCGCAATGTCAAGGTTGTAAATATCAACAGCCTGGAGAGCGCCAGAGCGGGATTATAA
- the fabG gene encoding 3-oxoacyl-[acyl-carrier-protein] reductase translates to MFAALKGQTALVTGGSRGIGRSIALALAAHGVKVAVNYSGSVQAAEETVARIHELGSEGIALQGNVGSSADAERLVKSVTDAWGRIDILVNNAGITRDNLIMRMKEEEFDQVIETNLKGVFNCLKAVTRPMMKQRYGRIINISSVVGVTGNPGQVNYTAAKAGVIGMTKSAARELSARGITVNCIAPGFIDTDMTRELSDEVRSELLKGIPLAKLGRAEDIANAAVFLASEGAAYMTGQTLHVDGGMYM, encoded by the coding sequence ATGTTTGCAGCACTCAAAGGTCAGACAGCCCTGGTTACCGGAGGTTCCCGGGGGATCGGCCGCAGCATTGCCCTGGCACTCGCTGCCCATGGCGTGAAGGTGGCGGTCAACTATTCGGGCAGCGTTCAGGCGGCCGAAGAGACCGTAGCCCGGATACACGAGCTGGGCTCGGAAGGAATCGCCCTCCAAGGGAATGTCGGCAGCAGCGCGGATGCTGAGCGCCTCGTTAAGTCCGTTACAGACGCCTGGGGCAGAATTGATATCCTGGTGAATAATGCCGGCATTACCCGGGACAACCTGATTATGCGGATGAAAGAGGAAGAATTCGACCAGGTGATTGAGACGAACCTGAAGGGGGTCTTCAACTGCCTGAAGGCAGTGACCCGCCCGATGATGAAGCAGCGCTACGGCCGGATTATTAACATCTCCTCTGTCGTAGGCGTGACCGGGAATCCCGGGCAGGTGAACTATACCGCCGCCAAGGCAGGCGTTATCGGGATGACGAAGTCGGCGGCACGCGAGCTGTCGGCGCGGGGGATTACCGTGAACTGTATCGCTCCCGGCTTCATTGATACCGATATGACCCGTGAGCTGTCCGATGAGGTCCGCAGCGAGCTGCTCAAGGGGATTCCCCTGGCGAAGCTCGGGCGGGCGGAGGACATTGCGAATGCGGCGGTATTCCTGGCCTCGGAAGGGGCAGCCTACATGACAGGCCAGACGCTTCACGTGGACGGCGGCATGTACATGTAG
- a CDS encoding acyl carrier protein → MSDVLERVKRIVIDRLGADEAEVTLEASFKDDLGADSLDVVELVMELEDEFDMEISDEDAERITTVGEVVKYIQSHT, encoded by the coding sequence ATGTCCGATGTATTGGAGCGTGTAAAACGCATTGTCATCGACCGCTTAGGTGCCGATGAAGCTGAGGTAACATTAGAAGCGTCTTTCAAAGATGATTTAGGTGCTGATTCTCTTGATGTTGTAGAATTGGTTATGGAATTGGAAGATGAATTCGATATGGAAATCTCTGATGAAGATGCAGAGAGAATTACGACCGTGGGTGAAGTTGTGAAGTACATACAATCTCATACCTAG
- the fabF gene encoding beta-ketoacyl-ACP synthase II, with amino-acid sequence MKHRVVVTGMGVITSLGNDLETFWDSLMSGKSGVSLVDSFDVSEYPTRIASSVKDFDPEARFGRKEARKMDRFVQFAVAAGEDALKDSGLTIGEDIDAERIGVSVGSGIGGLGTWEDNHNLLLEKGPKRVSPFFIPMMIANMGSGQLSINLGAKGPNTTTVTACATGSHSIGESFRLIQRGDADAMICGGAEATIRPTGMAGFCAMRAMSTRNDEPEKASRPFDIDRDGFVMGEGAGILILESLEHAEKRGAKIYAEVIGYGLSADAHHMTEPDPDGAARCMKMAIRDAGIAPEDIDYINAHGTSTPVGDKSETAAVKKALGEHAYKVAVSSTKSMTGHLLGAAGGVEAIICGLSLQKGMIAPTINLDNPDPECDLDYVPNVPRKADLNIAMSNSFGFGGHNATVILQKYTK; translated from the coding sequence TTGAAGCATAGAGTAGTTGTGACAGGCATGGGAGTAATAACATCACTGGGGAATGATCTTGAGACGTTCTGGGACAGCCTGATGAGCGGCAAGTCGGGAGTCTCCCTGGTCGATAGTTTTGATGTCAGCGAGTATCCGACCCGGATCGCTTCTTCAGTTAAGGATTTCGACCCGGAGGCCCGGTTCGGACGCAAGGAAGCGCGCAAGATGGACCGTTTCGTCCAATTTGCGGTGGCTGCCGGCGAGGATGCACTGAAGGACAGCGGCCTGACCATTGGTGAGGATATCGATGCAGAGCGGATCGGCGTGTCGGTCGGCTCGGGAATCGGCGGCCTGGGGACTTGGGAAGACAACCACAACCTCCTGCTTGAAAAGGGTCCGAAGCGCGTCAGCCCGTTCTTCATTCCGATGATGATCGCGAATATGGGCTCCGGCCAGCTGTCGATTAATCTCGGTGCCAAAGGGCCGAATACGACGACGGTAACCGCTTGTGCCACAGGCAGCCACTCCATCGGGGAATCCTTCCGTCTGATTCAGCGCGGCGATGCCGATGCGATGATCTGCGGCGGTGCCGAAGCAACAATCCGTCCTACAGGGATGGCCGGTTTCTGCGCCATGAGAGCGATGTCCACCCGCAATGACGAACCGGAGAAGGCCAGCCGGCCGTTCGACATTGACCGTGACGGTTTCGTGATGGGCGAAGGGGCAGGGATTCTTATTCTTGAATCACTGGAGCACGCCGAGAAGCGGGGCGCCAAAATCTATGCTGAAGTGATCGGATACGGCCTGAGTGCCGATGCCCATCATATGACAGAGCCTGATCCGGACGGTGCGGCACGCTGCATGAAGATGGCGATCCGTGATGCCGGTATTGCCCCTGAGGATATCGACTACATTAATGCACATGGTACTTCTACTCCGGTTGGGGACAAGTCAGAGACGGCAGCGGTGAAGAAAGCCCTGGGCGAGCATGCCTACAAGGTAGCTGTCAGCTCCACCAAATCAATGACCGGGCACCTGCTTGGCGCTGCCGGCGGGGTGGAAGCGATCATCTGCGGACTTTCGCTGCAGAAGGGCATGATTGCACCTACGATCAATTTGGACAACCCTGATCCGGAATGCGATCTGGACTATGTTCCGAACGTGCCGCGCAAGGCTGATCTGAACATCGCTATGTCGAATTCCTTCGGCTTCGGAGGACATAACGCAACCGTAATTCTCCAAAAATACACTAAGTAA
- the rnc gene encoding ribonuclease III: MKGDLKQLQSQLQIQFHDPVLLKQAFTHASYVNEHRFSQHQDNERLEFLGDAVLELTVSEYLYNLLPDRPEGELTKLRAAIVCEPSLVRFAETLGFGRFVLLGKGEELTGGRTRPALLADVFEAFVGALYLDQGLETARRFLDNHVFPLVETEGKLQMQMSDFKTELQELIQHHGMGTLEYRIIEERGPAHEREFVSEVYMGSRSLGRGSGRSKKEAEQQAAAAALMLLKEDGA, from the coding sequence GTGAAAGGAGACCTGAAGCAGTTACAAAGCCAACTTCAAATCCAATTTCACGATCCTGTACTTCTGAAGCAGGCCTTTACCCATGCCTCGTATGTGAATGAACACCGGTTCAGTCAGCATCAGGACAATGAACGCCTGGAGTTCCTGGGTGATGCGGTGCTGGAGCTTACGGTGTCCGAGTATTTGTACAATCTGCTCCCGGACAGGCCGGAAGGGGAATTGACCAAGCTGCGGGCTGCGATTGTGTGCGAGCCGTCGCTGGTCCGTTTTGCCGAGACGCTTGGCTTCGGCCGGTTTGTACTGCTGGGCAAAGGGGAAGAGCTGACGGGCGGGCGCACCCGCCCGGCCCTCCTGGCCGACGTATTCGAAGCCTTTGTGGGGGCACTTTATCTGGATCAGGGTCTGGAGACAGCCCGCAGATTCCTGGATAATCATGTATTCCCGCTGGTGGAGACCGAGGGGAAGCTGCAAATGCAGATGAGCGATTTCAAAACAGAGCTGCAGGAGCTGATCCAGCATCATGGTATGGGTACGCTGGAATACCGGATTATTGAAGAACGCGGGCCCGCACATGAGCGTGAATTCGTCTCGGAAGTATACATGGGCAGCCGTTCCCTTGGCCGCGGCAGCGGCCGCTCCAAGAAGGAAGCGGAGCAGCAGGCCGCAGCTGCGGCGCTGATGCTTCTGAAGGAAGACGGTGCCTGA